The Haladaptatus cibarius D43 genome window below encodes:
- a CDS encoding zinc metalloprotease: MNVRFSTHEIRDLLIAWVALGIAFALFLQPSLVQSLLQPGGGASPGTFVRALGISLLTAGVGFLLHELAHKVVAIRFGQVAEFRADYGMLFLAIASALAGFLFAAPGAVYHRGMATERENGLIALAGPVTNVVLGAVFFPIYFLTQDSSTFIALVGHLGVQINFLLAGFNMLPWGPLDGKKVQSWSTIVFVGTFVPFAVLAVFALFGMGFPRF, encoded by the coding sequence ATGAACGTTCGATTTAGCACACACGAAATTCGTGACCTGCTCATCGCGTGGGTCGCACTTGGTATCGCATTCGCCCTGTTTCTCCAGCCGAGTCTGGTGCAATCGTTGCTGCAACCCGGCGGCGGCGCTTCGCCCGGAACGTTCGTCAGGGCGCTCGGTATTTCGCTTCTCACGGCGGGTGTCGGATTCCTTCTGCACGAACTCGCGCACAAGGTGGTAGCAATTCGGTTCGGCCAAGTCGCGGAGTTCCGCGCCGATTACGGCATGCTGTTTCTCGCCATCGCCAGCGCGCTCGCTGGGTTCCTGTTCGCCGCGCCCGGCGCGGTGTACCACCGCGGGATGGCGACGGAGCGGGAGAACGGACTCATCGCGCTGGCTGGCCCGGTGACGAACGTCGTGCTCGGTGCCGTGTTCTTCCCGATTTACTTTTTGACACAGGATAGTAGCACGTTCATCGCCCTCGTCGGCCACCTCGGCGTGCAGATTAACTTCCTGCTCGCGGGATTCAACATGCTTCCGTGGGGGCCGCTCGACGGAAAGAAAGTCCAGAGTTGGAGTACAATCGTCTTCGTCGGAACGTTCGTTCCGTTTGCCGTTCTCGCGGTGTTCGCGCTGTTCGGCATGGGATTCCCGCGGTTCTGA
- the purM gene encoding phosphoribosylformylglycinamidine cyclo-ligase, translating into MSEEAERDEEKREEEAELTYADAGVDIDASEAATAALVGAVSDIDNTTDYAGLLDIGDQYLALATDGVGTKLLVAEALGDYSTVGIDCIAMNANDLVASGVEPVAFVDYLAVDEPSEEFSKQVGEGLSAGANEANMALVGGETAVMPDVISGLDLAGACAGLAPKDAIFPGEAEVGDVLVGFESSGVHSNGLTLARKAATKNHDYTDDFPLGEGTVGERLLEPTRLYTYLLPELRARDVHAAAHVTGGGWTNLLRMGDYRYEITDPFPAQSVFEFIQSEGNVSDEEMHRTFNMGTGFVVALPESEAESLAEETDGEIIGTVSQGETVEIRGLSLE; encoded by the coding sequence ATGAGCGAGGAGGCGGAACGCGATGAGGAGAAACGCGAGGAGGAAGCGGAACTGACCTACGCGGATGCGGGTGTCGACATCGATGCCAGCGAAGCGGCGACGGCGGCCCTCGTCGGCGCAGTCTCGGACATCGACAACACGACCGACTACGCAGGCTTGCTCGACATCGGCGACCAGTATCTCGCGCTGGCGACCGACGGCGTCGGGACGAAACTGCTCGTCGCGGAAGCGTTGGGAGACTACTCGACCGTCGGCATCGACTGCATCGCCATGAACGCGAACGACCTCGTGGCGAGCGGCGTCGAACCCGTCGCCTTCGTGGACTATTTGGCAGTAGACGAACCGAGCGAGGAGTTCTCGAAACAGGTCGGCGAAGGACTGTCCGCAGGAGCAAACGAAGCGAACATGGCTCTCGTCGGCGGAGAAACCGCGGTCATGCCCGACGTGATTTCCGGCCTCGACCTCGCGGGTGCCTGCGCCGGACTCGCACCGAAAGACGCCATCTTCCCCGGGGAGGCGGAAGTCGGCGACGTGCTGGTCGGCTTCGAATCCAGCGGCGTCCACTCCAATGGCCTGACGCTGGCCCGAAAGGCGGCGACGAAAAATCACGACTACACGGACGACTTCCCGCTTGGCGAGGGGACTGTTGGCGAACGGCTCCTCGAACCGACGCGCCTCTACACCTATCTCCTTCCCGAACTCCGCGCACGTGACGTTCACGCTGCGGCCCACGTTACCGGCGGCGGATGGACGAACCTCCTTCGAATGGGCGACTATCGCTACGAAATCACCGACCCCTTCCCGGCACAGTCCGTTTTCGAGTTCATCCAATCGGAGGGCAACGTCTCGGACGAGGAGATGCACCGAACCTTCAACATGGGAACCGGGTTCGTCGTCGCCCTGCCCGAGTCGGAAGCCGAATCGTTGGCCGAAGAAACTGACGGGGAAATTATCGGGACGGTTTCGCAGGGCGAAACCGTCGAAATCCGTGGCCTGAGTCTGGAATAG
- a CDS encoding CBS domain-containing protein, with amino-acid sequence MELPTPQDLRERRTDLGLTQSELANRAGVSQPLIARIEGGDVDPRLSTLRRIVNALEESEGDIVRASDLMHEDVVHVAPTDPVSAAVKKMQDAGYSQLAVIKDGVPVGSISESDLVHVDEDARDEDVREFMSESFPTVSKSATLNELSNLLDHYKAVMVTQEGETVGIVTEADITARLS; translated from the coding sequence ATGGAACTCCCGACACCCCAAGACCTCCGGGAACGCAGAACCGACCTCGGTCTGACTCAAAGCGAATTGGCGAACCGGGCAGGCGTCTCACAGCCGCTCATCGCCCGAATCGAAGGCGGCGATGTTGACCCTCGACTCTCGACGCTCCGGCGAATCGTCAACGCGTTGGAGGAGTCCGAGGGCGACATCGTCCGGGCGAGCGACCTGATGCACGAAGACGTGGTTCACGTTGCGCCGACCGACCCGGTCAGCGCGGCGGTAAAGAAGATGCAGGACGCGGGCTACTCCCAACTCGCGGTCATCAAAGACGGTGTCCCCGTCGGCTCCATCAGTGAAAGCGACCTCGTTCACGTCGATGAAGACGCGCGGGACGAAGATGTCCGCGAGTTCATGAGCGAGAGTTTCCCGACCGTTTCGAAGTCGGCAACGTTGAACGAACTCAGCAATCTGCTCGACCACTACAAGGCAGTGATGGTAACCCAAGAAGGCGAAACCGTCGGTATCGTCACCGAGGCCGACATTACGGCGCGACTGTCGTAA
- a CDS encoding DUF555 domain-containing protein has protein sequence MSNYLVAMEAAWLVRDVGDIDDAIGVAVSEAGKRLNQKNMDYVEVEVGATGCPACGEPFDSAFIAAHTALVGLVLEMKVFNADSEEHAQRIAKSEIGGALRDVPLSVVETIEFEDEDDIDFGAAE, from the coding sequence ATGAGCAATTATCTCGTTGCGATGGAAGCGGCATGGTTGGTACGCGACGTCGGCGACATCGACGACGCAATCGGCGTTGCGGTCAGCGAAGCGGGCAAACGACTGAACCAGAAGAACATGGACTACGTCGAAGTCGAAGTCGGCGCGACGGGATGTCCGGCCTGTGGCGAACCGTTCGATTCGGCGTTCATCGCGGCCCACACCGCACTCGTCGGCCTCGTCCTCGAAATGAAAGTGTTCAACGCCGACAGCGAGGAACACGCCCAACGAATCGCCAAAAGCGAAATCGGCGGCGCGCTCCGCGACGTCCCGCTTTCGGTGGTCGAAACCATCGAGTTCGAGGACGAAGACGACATCGACTTCGGTGCCGCCGAATAG
- a CDS encoding GNAT family N-acetyltransferase, translating to MAAVSVAMPSIRPATEADAKSILDLHVASIREFGSERYRNEQVEAWATKPLGSAPYRESVRNEFEHIVVAEVDGQIAGFGRLDYGNAVVDAVYVHPDFGRDGVGSALLSHLESKAVAKNIDSLSLRASLNAVPFYEQAGYERVETISHETTGGVELACVEMTKDL from the coding sequence TATGCCGTCGATTCGTCCCGCCACCGAAGCCGACGCGAAATCGATTCTCGACCTTCACGTCGCCTCGATTCGAGAATTCGGCTCCGAACGCTATCGTAACGAACAGGTCGAAGCGTGGGCGACCAAACCGCTCGGGAGTGCGCCGTACCGGGAATCGGTACGGAACGAGTTCGAACACATCGTCGTCGCGGAGGTAGACGGCCAAATCGCCGGATTTGGCCGTCTCGACTACGGAAACGCCGTCGTCGATGCCGTGTACGTTCACCCCGACTTCGGCCGCGACGGGGTCGGCTCTGCACTGCTCTCCCACCTCGAATCGAAGGCGGTGGCGAAAAACATCGACTCGCTCTCGCTCCGCGCTTCGCTGAACGCCGTTCCCTTCTACGAACAGGCTGGATACGAGCGGGTCGAGACGATTTCTCACGAGACGACGGGTGGCGTCGAACTCGCCTGTGTCGAGATGACGAAAGATCTGTAA